The Alphaproteobacteria bacterium genome includes the window CGCCCTGCGCCTGTACCTTCATTGTCATGACGCAAACCACGGGATTGTGCGGAAGCGGTGGGATTAAAGTCGCCGCCCTCGCTATTTTCCAAAAATGCATCTTGAGGATTGTCCAGCGCATTAGTGGTATCTTCATCCCACGATTTATGGCTCTCGCCGTATTCCACCACATCTTCGGTTTTTGATTGCGCTTCGCGGGGGGGTGCTTCTGCGGGCAATTCTTCACCATAGTTGTCACCCCCGTCATCGCGTCCCAACAGAGGGTTTTGTTCTATTTCGGTGGCAACAAATTCTGATAATTCGAGAGCAGAAAGCTGCAACAGTTTTATGGACTGCTGAAGCTGGGTTGTCATTACCAGATTCTGACTTTGCCGTAACTCTAAGCGGGGGCCAATTGCCATGATTCTTGTAATATTCTCCCTTTAGAACAATGGGAATAACGCGGAGGGATTAAAGGCTGAAACGCTCTCCTAAGTATACACGGCGAACATCTGCATTATCAACTATTTCGGCAGGCGTACCTTCCATGAGCACACGGCCATCATGAATGATATAGGCGCGATCAATAACTTCCAGCGTTTCGCGCACATTATGGTCGGTAATCAGCACGCCAATGCCCCGGTCTTTCAGGTGCATCACCAATTCCCGTATTTCTGAAACTGCAATGGGGTCAATACCAGCCAACGGCTCATCTAATAATATAAATGAGGGGCGCGAAGCCAGTGCGCGGGCGATTTCCACACGGCGGCGCTCACCACCAGAAAGCGCTATTGCCGGAGCATGGCGCAAATGGCTGATAGAAAACTCACCCAATAATTCTTCAAGCATAAGCTGGCGCTGCTCTTGCACAGGCTCACTCACCTCCAGAACTGCCATAATATTTTGCTCCACCGACATACCTCTAAAAATCGAGGCCTCTTGTGGTAAGTATCCAACACCAAGTCGCGCACGGCGATACATTGGCAAACGGGTAATTTCGCTGCCCTCTAATGAGATCATACCATAATCAGGGCGAATAAGGCCGGTAATCATATAAAAACAGGTAGTCTTACCTGCACCGTTGGGGCCAAGCAAACCTACTGCTTCACCACGATGCACCTGCATACTTACATCACGCACTACAGGGCGGTTTCCATAACTTTTGCCGAGTTTATGAATTTGCAGCCCTTTATTAGCCGCAACTAATCGTGGACCAGAGTCGGAAACAGACGGCTTATCAGATTCCATTGAAGCAGATAACGCAGCATTTTTCTTACTGAACAATTGACTGATCACCTATATTTCCTGATAGCAACTGATTGAATTAAAAAACTATTCATTCGTATTCCCTGGCACAAACAGACCGCGCACTCTACCTTTTTTGCCGCCTTGCTGATTCCCATCAGGACTCTTTGTGGTGACACCAGCGCCCACGATCTGACTTTTGCCTGTGATGAGATCATACTCTAAAACCTCACCTTTTACAACATTTTCGCCGCGTGTCAGAACAACATCATTTTTTAAAATCAATTTGTTGTCATCTACGTTATACACACCCGATTTACTACGGGCGGTTTCGCTGGTATTGGTCATGAACACATTACCAATCACTTCTATGCTAGAGATGGCCTGAGCATCGCCTTTTTGCTGGTCACCAGTGCGATAAAATACTTTCATTCGATTTGCGGTAATACGCATTTTTCCCTGTATCGCAACAACATTTCCGATAAACTCAGCTTGCTGTTCTTTTTGCATCACTTCGAGGCTATCAGCAGTAATTTCGATGGGTTTTTTCGCATCCAGTGTCACGCCCTGCGCAAATACAGGAGACAGCATTGCGCCTGCCAATAACATGGCGGTAACAGCTAATAAGATAATATGTGATTTCATCGTGGTTTCCATAACAACTATATGCGGCTTTTATTATACGTTTTGTTTCGACTAGACCCCTGCAATTATTTACGCTGAGGAATCAAAGTGACTTTTACTTTCGGTGTAAATTTTATCTGCCCGGCGCTATTATCTACCGAAAAACCCGCAGCAGAAATTGTGCCGAGTGGCCCTTGCCCGTCTACTTGTTGATTTCCGGTAGCATTAGTCGTTTCAAGATTAATAAATACATTACTGGTGCGCATTTCGTAACCGGAGTTATGAAATACCTGCACTTTTTTTGGCAGCAGCAAAGTGTTCGCTTCCGCATCAAACATACCCTCATCGCCAATAAACGCAAGCCACGAGCCGCCAGACAAAGCAATATCCGCCTCTATATCCGAAAGCTTAATGCGGCCATCACTTTGTCGTTCTGCCATTTGCGCGGTAACGGTATAGGGTCTGTTGTTTTTATCCATGCCCTGCAAGCGTGGCTTACTCATACGCGGTGTAATAAACTCACCGGTTTCGGCATTGGTAAACACCAATCGCGCCCCGCTGTCATTTTCATGCAGCACTGGCACCAAAAACACCATAAGAATTAATAATGCTGCCACGCCAATCAGCGCATATTTACTGGTTTGCACAATAGAGCTGTGACGGGTAAGCCGTTGCAATTGATGCGCCGTATCACGTGGTGTCCATTTCATGGCGCGTTACTTTGCTTTCCCTATCGTATTCCAGCGCGAAGGCAATCATGTATATGCACGATTCCAACAGGTTTTTTATTGTCGTCCACTACAAACAGACAGGTTATAGATTTGCTGTTCATTATTTGCAGTGCCTCAGTGGCAAGTGTGTTTGGCGTTGTAACCACCGGATTGGGGGTCATTACTTCGCGTGCTGTTAACGACATGAGTGCGTCACTTAGATGACGGCGCAAATCGCCATCTGTCACCACACCGATAAGTGTATTGTTTTCAATCACGCCGGCGCAGCCAAAGCGCTTTGCTGTCATGGTAATCAAGACTTCGCTCATAGCGGCTTGCGGTGCGGTCAGCGGCATTTCTTCATGTTTGTGCATGAGGCTGGAAACGCGGGTAAATGCCTGCCCCAACTTACCGCCAGGGTGGTATACGTGAAATTCTTCCGGTGTGAATCCTCTACGCTGCAAAAGCGCAATTGCCATAGCATCCCCCAGCGCCATCATCATAGTTGTAGATGTGGTTGGCGCACCCGTAGGCGACGCTTCAGCAGTGGCGGGTAGCACCAATGCTACTGTCGCCTCCTCTACCAATGTAGATGAAGCACGACGCACCACACCAATCAACGGAATACTAAATCGCGAGCAATATGCAATCATATCACCCAATTCGGTGGTTTCGCCCGAATTTGAAAGCAGCATCACACAGTCTTGCTGCGTAATCATACCCAAATCGCCATGGCTTGCTTCACCCGGATGCACAAAATAAGAGGGAGTGCCTGTAGAGGCCATAGTAGCAGCGATTTTACGCGCTACATGCCCACTTTTTCCCATGCCACTGATAATAAGCCGTCCCTGTGTTGCCGCCACCAAATCTACCGCAGCAATAAATTCCTTACCCAAATAGCTGTTCAGTGCCTGCAGGCCTTCAATTTCATGTTGCAGCACATAACGTGCGCTTACAATATCAGACTGTTCTTCGGTCATGGGCTCAATGGTAGATTGTGTCATAATTTTAATGGGAAAAAATATCGGTTTCGGGCCAGCCTTCTAAATCCAATGCGCAGCGGGTAGGAATAAATGCGAAACATTCTTTTGCCAAATTCGTACGCCCTTCCCGCTCAAGCATCACATTAAGTTTGTCGCGCAAGCCATGCAGATACAACACATCAGAGGCTGCATAATTTATCTGCTCCGGCGTCAGTTCATCTGCGCCCCAATCCGAAGATTGCTGTTGTTTTGAGATATCCTGCGACAGCAACTCGCGGCACAAGTCTCGAAAGCCATGGCGATCGGTATAGGTGCGGCAAAGTTTAGATGCTATTTTTGTACAATAAATTGGCGCAACCTCCGCTTGTAAATAAAACCATAAAATCGCCACATCAAACCGTGCAAAATGAAATATTTTAGTACGCGATGTATCTTCAAGCAGCGCTTTAAGGCGGGGAGCTGCGAAAGTTTCGGGATCGATTTGCACCAGATGTGCATCGCCTTTTCCATCAGATATTTGCACGACACATAAACGATCGCGTTGGTTAATCAGCCCCATGGCCTCTGTATCCACCGCCAAATCGCCTTCAAAAACCACATCGGCAGGTAAATCGCCTTTATGCACAAAATTAGTGATAGCACTGACTCCTAAAAAAGTTTCTTTGCTATTAATGCCATAAGTAATGCATGTGTCAAGAAAGCGTCCGGTGTATTTACATAGAAAATGCAGTGGTGATTTAAGCAAATACAGCTTCTTTACAAGAAATATTGCATATTGCTTTCTTTAAATTTTAATTTTTGGGCTGACAAATTATGGCAAATATTACCTTTAACACTGGGCTTAATCTGAACACCCAAACTAATTTTTATGATTTTTTAAGTGATGATCTGGTATCGGTGACTACCACCCGCGTAGTGTATAATCTACCATTCGGTGGGTCGCAGATTTATACAGGGTTTTTTGATGTGGATTTTAGGGGCAACATTTCGCCCAACAGTCAAATTACCGCCATAGATACCTTGGGCGCGAACAACACCGCAACCATAAGCATTACCGGATTACAATTGCCCGTTTCCACCTACGAAAACTTCGTTAATAGCAACACCATAACCGGCGCTAATAACGTCGCTCAGCTACGCGAATTTATTTTAAGTGGGGATGATAACGTTACCGGAAGCAATGGAAATGACAGCGCCATATTATTCACTGGCAACGATATATTTATTGGCTTTGATGGCAACGATTTTGTAAACGGCCATTTTGGCAATGACACCTTGAACGGTCACTCTGGCAATGACACCGTCCGTGGCGGAGCCGATAATGATATTGTGCGCGGCGGAGCCGGAGATGATGTAATTCTTGGCGATAAGGGCAATGATACTATTTTGGGTGATAAGGGTGATGACACCCTATTTGGTGGTGAAGGAGCTGATACATTCATCTTTAAACGCGATAGCGGATCAGACGTTATTGTAGATTTCGATGCAAGTGATCGCCTGATCATTTATTCCCGCGCCGGACTTACCAACATCAACGATTTTGATATCTCTGTTTCCGATGGCAATAGCGTTATCGACATGCGCTTTGGCGAAGATATTACCTTACTTAACTACGACAGTCTAACTACTGCCGATATAACGCTGGTAGCATAAGACGCGTGTTAACAACTAATTCAGGACGCGAGGGGTTGCCCAACCAGCCCCTCGCGCCTTGAATATATATCTATCACAACCCTGATAATTTAGTCATAGCCTTGACTTCTGCCTATCAACCTATATAAACGCGCTTTACTCAAAGCGCCATATTCCTTTAGCAACGCCTTATAGCGCTGCATATTAGATAATATGTGCATAACTTCCCATATGAGGCAGGCATGACATTGTCGAAATTGCAGGCAGAATGGTTTGGTAATATCCGTGGCGATTTGCTGGCGGGCATGGTGGTTGCACTAGCGTTGAGACGCGAGGCTATTGCATTTTCTATCATTGCAGGGGTAGACCCCAAAGTGGGGCTTTACGCTTCGTTTTGCATCGCGGTGGTGATTGCGTTTGTAGGCGGCAGACCTGGAATGATTTCCGCTGCAACTGGCGCGATGGCGCTGGTGATGGTGTTGCTTGTCAAAGAGCACGGCCTTCAATACCTTTTGGCCGCCACTGTATTAACGGGCATCATACAAATACTTGCGGGTATTTTTCGCTTAGGTGCATTGTTGCGTTTTGTATCCAAATCTGTAATGACAGGCTTTGTAAACGCGCTTGCTATATTGATTTTTATGGCACAGCTACCAGAATTCAACAATGCCGGATGGCAAATGTATGCAATGGTGGCCGCAGGATTGGCGATTATTTATCTTTTTCCTTACATTACACGTGCTGTGCCTTCACCGCTGGTGGCTATTGTGGTGCTGACAGGATTCAGCATACTCATGGGATTAGACATTCGTACCGTGGGTGATATGGGGCAACTTCCAGATACCTTTCCGCTATTTCTTATTCCAGATATTCCACTCAACTGGCAAACACTTCAGATTATCCTTCCCTATTCTATCACCTTAGCGGCTGTAGGCTTGTTGGAGTCGCTGATGACAGCGGTAATTGTAGATGATCTTACGGATACACCCAGCCAAAAAAACCGCGAATGCGCCGGTCAGGGCATTGCCAATATAATTGCCGGATTTTTTGGTGGCATGGCCGGTTGCGCCATGATCGGACAATCGGTTATCAATGTTAAATCTGGTGGGCGCGGTAGGCTTTCAACCTTTTTCGCCGGCAGCTTTCTACTGTTTTTAATATTAGTGTTAAGTGATTGGGTACAGCAGATTCCTATGGCAGCGCTGGTAGCGGTGATGATTATGGTTTCCATTGGTACATTTAGCTGGAGTTCGGTCAAAAATCTTACCACCCACCCTAAATCTTCCAGCCTTGTTATGATTTCCACCGTTGCTGTGGTGGTCTTAACTCATGATTTAGCCAAAGGCGTTTTTGTGGGCGTGTTAATGAGCGCGCTATTCTTCGCTCGCAAAGTATCGCATTTGCTCGAAATAACATCCGATTTATCTGCCGACAAAAACCACCGTACATATCGTGTATATGGTCAGGTCTTTTTTGCTTCCGCTGATAATTTTACCGCAGCATTCGACTTTAAAGAGGTCATCGAAAAAGTGACAATCAATCTATACGAAGCGCATTTCTGGGATCTTTCAGCAGTTGCAGCACTGGATAAAGTAGTACTGAAATTTCGACGCGAGGGCGCTGAGGTAGAACTATTAGGACTAAACGAAGCCAGCGCCACAATTGTTGAAAAACTTGGCATACATGATAAGCCTGAAGCGTTAGACTTAATGCTCAAACACTAAAAGCAATAAACAATAAGGAATACCTCATGGGCAAAATTATCGCATGTATTGATGGCTCCGCATATGCAGATTCGGTGTGCAATCTCACAGCATGGGTGGCAAAACGCCTTGAAAAGCCTGTGGATCTGTTGCATGTGGTCGCACCTCATGCCGACCTGACTAATAAACAGGATCTAAGCGGACAAATTGGCTTAGGCGCAAAAAGCGAGCTTATGGAAGCGCTGACAGGTATAGACGAACAACATGGAAAACTTGAGCTTAAAAAAGGCCAGTTAATGCTGGCACATGCACAAGAACAGCTCTCTGCGCTGAATGTAAAAAATGTTGAAATGCTACACCGCCGTGGCTATCTGGTAGAAACCGTAACCCAGATGGAGCAACAAGCCGAATGTATCATTATGGGCAAACGCGGTGAACACGCCAACACAGCACCCACACATTTAGGCTCATCGCTGGAGCGCATTGCACGTTCTATTCACAAGCCGTTACTTATTGCCACTCAAAACATTCCTAATGTTGAACGCTTTTTAATTGCCTATGATGGAAGCGCAAGCGCAAAAAAAGCGATAGATTATATTTGCCTAAGCCCCTTATTGCGTGATTTAGAATGCCATATATTAAAAATTGGTGAGCAAAATGCTGAAGCTCAGACGATTATAGACAGCGCAACCACCCAACTCTCCAACGCCGGATTTACGGTACATGCCGCTATTAAGCAAGGTAAACCGCTTGAAGCACTCGTTGCAGAATACATCGAGCAGCAGAAAATTGATTTATTGGTGGCTGGTGCGTATGGTCACACCAAAATCCGTAGCCTAATTTTAGGCAGCACCACATCTGCTCTTATAAGAAAGTCTGAAGTACCCGTATTACTTATTCGTTAAATCCTGGCCTTTACATGTATTTTACTATTTAGGCAATAACTCAGCATGGTAATGCCCAGCCAAACCCGCTTTAATGAACTCATAACCCATCCCAACACAGGAGAAGATTATGAGTATTTATAGCTACTTGAAAAAAGATCATGATGAAGTGAAGTCTTTATTTAATGAAATAGAGCAATTAGGAGCAGAATCATCAGAAAAACGCACCTCACTTTTTAATCAAGTAAAGAAAAAGCTGATTCTTCATAGCAAAGCCGAAGAAAAAGTATTTTATAACCCCCTCAAAAAATATGCTGAAGCCAAAGATGAGGTGGAACACGGCGAAGAAGAGCATACCGAAGCAGAACAATTGCTTGAAGAACTTACTGACCCTACCCTATCTGGTGCAGCATGGGCGCAAAAATTCAAAAAACTTAAAGAAGAAGTGGAGCATCATATTAAAGAGGAAGAAGAAGATATTTTCACCATCGCCCGCCGCTTGCTAAGCGAAGAAACAGCGCGTCAAATGGAAGAAGACATGAAGCGCCTGAAAAGCGAAATTGATCAAAAACGCAAAATCGAACCACGTCAAGCAGCCTAATCACACGTCATTTCAGATAATGCGCAAAGCCAGTACTGCTTTGCGCATTTCTGCGTTTGCAGTTGAAATCAAATTACAATTAAGTGCTGCGTATAAGTTGCCTTTAGGCATTAGCCAGCATGCTGAGTTCGATTATATGCGCTACAATCAAGGCCATTTCTGCCAGCTCGTTCGCTTGCTGCGGATCAAATTCATTATTTGCTTTATCATCTACCAAGCATAATGTGCCTATTATTATTCCTGCTGGCATAATA containing:
- a CDS encoding KpsF/GutQ family sugar-phosphate isomerase: MTQSTIEPMTEEQSDIVSARYVLQHEIEGLQALNSYLGKEFIAAVDLVAATQGRLIISGMGKSGHVARKIAATMASTGTPSYFVHPGEASHGDLGMITQQDCVMLLSNSGETTELGDMIAYCSRFSIPLIGVVRRASSTLVEEATVALVLPATAEASPTGAPTTSTTMMMALGDAMAIALLQRRGFTPEEFHVYHPGGKLGQAFTRVSSLMHKHEEMPLTAPQAAMSEVLITMTAKRFGCAGVIENNTLIGVVTDGDLRRHLSDALMSLTAREVMTPNPVVTTPNTLATEALQIMNSKSITCLFVVDDNKKPVGIVHIHDCLRAGIR
- a CDS encoding ribonuclease D, with translation MTNFVHKGDLPADVVFEGDLAVDTEAMGLINQRDRLCVVQISDGKGDAHLVQIDPETFAAPRLKALLEDTSRTKIFHFARFDVAILWFYLQAEVAPIYCTKIASKLCRTYTDRHGFRDLCRELLSQDISKQQQSSDWGADELTPEQINYAASDVLYLHGLRDKLNVMLEREGRTNLAKECFAFIPTRCALDLEGWPETDIFSH
- the lptA gene encoding lipopolysaccharide transport periplasmic protein LptA → MKSHIILLAVTAMLLAGAMLSPVFAQGVTLDAKKPIEITADSLEVMQKEQQAEFIGNVVAIQGKMRITANRMKVFYRTGDQQKGDAQAISSIEVIGNVFMTNTSETARSKSGVYNVDDNKLILKNDVVLTRGENVVKGEVLEYDLITGKSQIVGAGVTTKSPDGNQQGGKKGRVRGLFVPGNTNE
- the lptC gene encoding LPS export ABC transporter periplasmic protein LptC; this encodes MKWTPRDTAHQLQRLTRHSSIVQTSKYALIGVAALLILMVFLVPVLHENDSGARLVFTNAETGEFITPRMSKPRLQGMDKNNRPYTVTAQMAERQSDGRIKLSDIEADIALSGGSWLAFIGDEGMFDAEANTLLLPKKVQVFHNSGYEMRTSNVFINLETTNATGNQQVDGQGPLGTISAAGFSVDNSAGQIKFTPKVKVTLIPQRK
- a CDS encoding hemerythrin domain-containing protein, whose product is MSIYSYLKKDHDEVKSLFNEIEQLGAESSEKRTSLFNQVKKKLILHSKAEEKVFYNPLKKYAEAKDEVEHGEEEHTEAEQLLEELTDPTLSGAAWAQKFKKLKEEVEHHIKEEEEDIFTIARRLLSEETARQMEEDMKRLKSEIDQKRKIEPRQAA
- a CDS encoding universal stress protein; the encoded protein is MGKIIACIDGSAYADSVCNLTAWVAKRLEKPVDLLHVVAPHADLTNKQDLSGQIGLGAKSELMEALTGIDEQHGKLELKKGQLMLAHAQEQLSALNVKNVEMLHRRGYLVETVTQMEQQAECIIMGKRGEHANTAPTHLGSSLERIARSIHKPLLIATQNIPNVERFLIAYDGSASAKKAIDYICLSPLLRDLECHILKIGEQNAEAQTIIDSATTQLSNAGFTVHAAIKQGKPLEALVAEYIEQQKIDLLVAGAYGHTKIRSLILGSTTSALIRKSEVPVLLIR
- a CDS encoding SulP family inorganic anion transporter, whose protein sequence is MTLSKLQAEWFGNIRGDLLAGMVVALALRREAIAFSIIAGVDPKVGLYASFCIAVVIAFVGGRPGMISAATGAMALVMVLLVKEHGLQYLLAATVLTGIIQILAGIFRLGALLRFVSKSVMTGFVNALAILIFMAQLPEFNNAGWQMYAMVAAGLAIIYLFPYITRAVPSPLVAIVVLTGFSILMGLDIRTVGDMGQLPDTFPLFLIPDIPLNWQTLQIILPYSITLAAVGLLESLMTAVIVDDLTDTPSQKNRECAGQGIANIIAGFFGGMAGCAMIGQSVINVKSGGRGRLSTFFAGSFLLFLILVLSDWVQQIPMAALVAVMIMVSIGTFSWSSVKNLTTHPKSSSLVMISTVAVVVLTHDLAKGVFVGVLMSALFFARKVSHLLEITSDLSADKNHRTYRVYGQVFFASADNFTAAFDFKEVIEKVTINLYEAHFWDLSAVAALDKVVLKFRREGAEVELLGLNEASATIVEKLGIHDKPEALDLMLKH
- the lptB gene encoding LPS export ABC transporter ATP-binding protein, translated to MESDKPSVSDSGPRLVAANKGLQIHKLGKSYGNRPVVRDVSMQVHRGEAVGLLGPNGAGKTTCFYMITGLIRPDYGMISLEGSEITRLPMYRRARLGVGYLPQEASIFRGMSVEQNIMAVLEVSEPVQEQRQLMLEELLGEFSISHLRHAPAIALSGGERRRVEIARALASRPSFILLDEPLAGIDPIAVSEIRELVMHLKDRGIGVLITDHNVRETLEVIDRAYIIHDGRVLMEGTPAEIVDNADVRRVYLGERFSL